A window of Scophthalmus maximus strain ysfricsl-2021 chromosome 10, ASM2237912v1, whole genome shotgun sequence contains these coding sequences:
- the slka gene encoding STE20-like serine/threonine-protein kinase isoform X1: MSFFNFRKIFKLGPDKRKKQYEHVHRDVNPEEIWEVVGELGDGAFGKVYKAQNKQNGTLAAAKVIDTKTEDELEDYMVEIEILASCNHHHIVKLLDAFYFEGKLWILIEFCAGGAVDAIMLELERPLTEPQIRVVCRQTLEALIYLHEIKVIHRDLKAGNILLSLDGEVKLADFGVSAKNTKTLQRRDSFIGTPYWMAPEVVMCETSKDRPYDYKADIWSLGVTLIELAQIEPPNHEMNPMRVLLKIAKSEPPTLMHPSRWSPEFNDFLRKALDKNVDHRWGPVQLLQHPFVTSVTDSKPLRELIAEAKAEVTEELEDSKEEEEEEEPETPVPVPGHKRAPSDASVASSEDDKAPQTPSTLESVTEKMEAEPGDRTSDKLSDEGLGTSEVDRTEEEKLKEVSDASNEDLASVIVETSKDLVSQDLTEDKPETELGEEFPTEPIASQPEELLDTEDLYTDGQETEEEKKETQEEKTEDELTQVTEEENKSDDVKEEEQKEEAGTEEFVKSQEQPEDRPEKPEPVTGDVSQAVEENKEPAEEMPQHIVTDDRIEDSSNGTDANVDTENIDSNLKDTKVNGDTDSKSSVDDSSTDILMEKQIKERQPEEKPEDEAPEEAEQPEHENQTRETVDLEKEAATESINGVSDEVKDTCEDSEQVAPSEDTPVKKDEEKSTRADENTSQDAVSVPDSETESESKTEQGSPAVIKPDVEKDSDSGSSSAADSNSLDLNLSISSFLSKSKEGGSISMQESRRQKKTLKKTRKFMVDGVEVSVTTSKIVTDNDTKSEEMRFLRRQELRELRLLQKEEQRAQQQLSNKLQQQREHIYRRFEQETTAKKRQYDQEVENLEKKQKQTIERLEQDHTSRLRDEAKRIKADQDKELSKFQNMLKNRKKEVKQEVGQSPKHLRKELMKRLKDDLSLFKTAEAVAQVMIQSFQLSSCALFNAQMQDEQEFLQKQQQDLDGALKKIIQQHKLEITTIERDCLNHKQQLMRAREAAMWELEERHLQEKHQQLKQQLKDQYFLQRHQLLKRHEKEMEQMQRYNQRLIEEMKNKQTQERGRLPKIQRGEAKTRMAMFKKSIRITATTAVTPEQERERIKQFASQEEKRQKNERLHQHQKHENQMRDLQLQCDSNIRELQQLQNEKCHLLIEHETQKLKELDEEHSQEIKEWREKLRPRKKALEEEFTRKLQEQEVFFKMSGESECLNPTTQSRVSKFYPIPHLHNTGL, encoded by the exons GCACAGAACAAGCAGAATGGGACACTCGCTGCTGCCAAGGTTATTGACACCAAGACGGAGGATGAGTTGGAAGATTACATGGTGGAGATTGAGATCCTGGCCTCCTGCAACCACCATCACATTGTCAAACTGCTGGACGCCTTTTACTTTGAAGGCAAACTTTGG ATCCTGATTGAGTTCTGTGCGGGTGGCGCAGTGGATGCCATCATGCTGG AACTGGAGAGGCCCCTGACAGAGCCCCAGATCCGTGTGGTGTGTAGGCAGACCCTGGAGGCCTTGATTTACCTCCACGAGATCAAGGTCATCCACAGAGACCTGAAAGCCGGGAACATTCTCCTCTCCCTGGATGGAGAAGTGAAACTGG CTGACTTCGGGGTGTCTGCTAAAAATACCAAGACGTTACAGAGAAGAGATTCTTTCATCGGCACTCCGTACTG GATGGCCCCAGAGGTAGTAATGTGCGAAACGTCCAAGGACCGCCCGTACGACTACAAGGCCGACATCTGGTCCCTCGGGGTTACCCTGATAGAGCTGGCACAGATTGAGCCACCCAACCACGAGATGAATCCCATGAGAGTGCTGCTGAAAATAGCCAAGTCAGAGCCGCCCACACTCATGCATCCCTCTCGCTG GTCACCAGAATTCAACGACTTTCTGCGGAAAGCACTTGATAAGAATGTGGATCACAGGTGGGGTCCAGTACAGCTTCTACAG CATCCCTTTGTCACcagtgtgactgacagcaaACCTCTCAGAGAGCTCATAGCCGAGGCCAAAGCTGAAGTCACAGAGGAGCTCGAGGacagcaaagaggaggaggaggaagaagagcctGAAACACCTGTG CCTGTTCCTGGGCACAAGCGAGCACCATCAGATGCAAGTGTGGCAAGCTCAGAGGATGACAAAGCCCCACAAACTCCCTCCACGCTGGAATCTGTTACAGAAAAGATGGAGGCAGAGCCTGGGGACCGGACCAGTGATAAGCTCTCTGACGAAGGACTTGGAACAAGCGAGGTAGACaggactgaggaggagaaactcAAAGAGGTGTCAGACGCCAGTAATGAAGACCTGGCCTCTGTGATAGTGGAGACCAGCAAGGACTTGGTCTCACAAGATCTTACAGAAGATAAACCAGAAACTGAACTGGGGGAAGAGTTTCCTACAGAGCCCATAGCATCACAGCCTGAAGAACTGCTAGATACAGAAGACCTTTACACTGATGgtcaggaaacagaggaggaaaagaaggagacacaagaagagaaaaCGGAGGATGAGCTTACTCAagtaacagaagaagaaaataagtcTGATgatgtgaaagaagaagaacaaaaagaagaagcaggtaCAGAAGAATTTGTGAAATCACAAGAGCAACCTGAAGATAGACCAGAGAAACCAGAACCTGTAACAGGGGATGTATCACAGGCagtagaagaaaacaaagaaccaGCTGAGGAGATGCCTCAACACATAGTGACAGATGACAGAATAGAAGACTCATCTAATGGCACAGATGCAAATGTAGACACAGAAAATATAGATTCAAATTTAAAGGACACAAAGGTGAATGGAGACACAGACTCAAAGTCAAGCGTGGATGATTCCTCCACTGACATTTTGATGGAGAAGCAGATCAAAGAACGTCAGCCAGAGGAAAAGCCCGAGGATGAGGCCCCCGAGGAGGCCGAGCAGCCTGAACACGAGAACCAGACCAGAGAGACGGTCGATCTGGAGAAAGAGGCAGCAACTGAATCCATAAATGGAGTCAGCGATGAAGTCAAAGACACATGTGAAGATTCAGAACAAGTGGCACCATCTGAAGACACCCCTGTGAAGAAGGATGAGGAAAAATCTACCCGCGCCGACGAGAACACTTCCCAAGATGCCGTGTCCGTTCCAGACAGTGAAACGGAGTCTGAATCCAAGACGGAGCAAGGAAGTCCTGCTGTGATCAAGCCAGATGTGGAGAAGGACTCCGACTCTGGAAGCAGCTCCGCCGCTGATAGCAACAGCCTCGACCTCAATCTGTCCATCTCCAGCTTCCTGTCAAAGAGCAAAGAAGGGGGCTCTATTTCTATGCAG GAGTCAAGACGTCAGAAGAAGACTCTGAAGAAGACGCGTAAGTTCATGGTGGATGGCGTGGAGGTCAGCGTGACGACGTCAAAGATAGTGACGGATAACGACACCAAGAGCGAGGAGATGAGGTTCCTGAG GCGGCAAGAGCTGAGAGAGCTGCGCCTGCtgcagaaagaggagcagagggcccagcagcagctgagcaacaagctgcagcagcagagagagcacATCTACCGGCGCTTTGAACAGGAAACCACT GCCAAGAAGCGTCAATATGACCAAGAAGTGGAAAATCttgagaagaagcagaagcagaccATCGAGCGACTGGAGCAGGATCACACCAGCCGACTGCGGGACGAAGCCAAGCGCATCAAAGCGGATCAAGACAAGGAGCTCTCTAAGTTCCAAAACATGCTGAAGAACCGCAAGAAAGAG GTCAAACAGGAAGTCGGACAGTCACCCAAGCACTTGAGAAAAGAGCTCATGAAACGCTTAAAGGACGACCTATCGCTCTTCAAGACTGCCGAG GCAGTGGCCCAGGTTATGATACAGTCTTTTCAGTTGTCCTCATGCGCACTCTTCAACGCTCAGATGCAGGAT GAGCAGGAGTTCctacagaagcagcagcaagaCCTGGACGGAGCGTTAAAGAAAATCATCCAACAGCATAAACTGGAGATCACCACCATAGAGAGAGACTGCCTTAACCacaagcagcagctgatgagaG CTCGAGAGGCAGCCATGTGGGAGTTGGAGGAGCGCCACCTGCAGGAGAAGCACCAGCAGCTtaagcagcagctgaaggacCAGTATTTCCTGCAAAGACACCAGCTGCTGAAGAGGCACGAGAAG GAGATGGAGCAGATGCAGCGCTACAACCAGCGGCTGATagaggagatgaagaacaaGCAGACTCAAGAGAGGGGTCGTCTGCCCAAGATCCAGCGCGGCGAGGCCAAGACCCGCATGGCCATGTTCAAGAAGAGCATCCGCATCACTGCCACCACAGCCGTCACCCCCgagcaggagagggagcggATAAAACAG TTCGCATCCCAGGAAGAAAAGAGGCAGAAGAACGAGAGGCTCCATCAACACCAGAAACACGAGAACCAGATGAGAgatctgcagctgcagtgtgactCGAACAtcagggagctgcagcagctgcag AATGAGAAATGCCACCTTCTGATTGAACACGAGACCCAGAAGCTGAAGGAGCTTGATGAGGAGCACAGCCAAGAGATCAAGGAGTGGAGAGAGAAGCTCAGACCCAGGAAGAAG gcgtTAGAGGAGGAATTCACACGGAAGCTCCAGGAGCAGGAGGTCTTCTTCAAGATGAGTGGTGAATCTGAATGCCTTAACCCCACCACTCAGAGTCGAGTGTCCAAATTCTACCCCATCCCACACTTGCACAACACCGGTTTATAG
- the slka gene encoding STE20-like serine/threonine-protein kinase isoform X3, with the protein MSFFNFRKIFKLGPDKRKKQYEHVHRDVNPEEIWEVVGELGDGAFGKVYKAQNKQNGTLAAAKVIDTKTEDELEDYMVEIEILASCNHHHIVKLLDAFYFEGKLWILIEFCAGGAVDAIMLELERPLTEPQIRVVCRQTLEALIYLHEIKVIHRDLKAGNILLSLDGEVKLADFGVSAKNTKTLQRRDSFIGTPYWMAPEVVMCETSKDRPYDYKADIWSLGVTLIELAQIEPPNHEMNPMRVLLKIAKSEPPTLMHPSRWSPEFNDFLRKALDKNVDHRWGPVQLLQHPFVTSVTDSKPLRELIAEAKAEVTEELEDSKEEEEEEEPETPVPVPGHKRAPSDASVASSEDDKAPQTPSTLESVTEKMEAEPGDRTSDKLSDEGLGTSEVDRTEEEKLKEVSDASNEDLASVIVETSKDLVSQDLTEDKPETELGEEFPTEPIASQPEELLDTEDLYTDGQETEEEKKETQEEKTEDELTQVTEEENKSDDVKEEEQKEEAGTEEFVKSQEQPEDRPEKPEPVTGDVSQAVEENKEPAEEMPQHIVTDDRIEDSSNGTDANVDTENIDSNLKDTKVNGDTDSKSSVDDSSTDILMEKQIKERQPEEKPEDEAPEEAEQPEHENQTRETVDLEKEAATESINGVSDEVKDTCEDSEQVAPSEDTPVKKDEEKSTRADENTSQDAVSVPDSETESESKTEQGSPAVIKPDVEKDSDSGSSSAADSNSLDLNLSISSFLSKSKEGGSISMQESRRQKKTLKKTRKFMVDGVEVSVTTSKIVTDNDTKSEEMRFLRRQELRELRLLQKEEQRAQQQLSNKLQQQREHIYRRFEQETTAKKRQYDQEVENLEKKQKQTIERLEQDHTSRLRDEAKRIKADQDKELSKFQNMLKNRKKEAVAQVMIQSFQLSSCALFNAQMQDEQEFLQKQQQDLDGALKKIIQQHKLEITTIERDCLNHKQQLMRAREAAMWELEERHLQEKHQQLKQQLKDQYFLQRHQLLKRHEKEMEQMQRYNQRLIEEMKNKQTQERGRLPKIQRGEAKTRMAMFKKSIRITATTAVTPEQERERIKQFASQEEKRQKNERLHQHQKHENQMRDLQLQCDSNIRELQQLQNEKCHLLIEHETQKLKELDEEHSQEIKEWREKLRPRKKALEEEFTRKLQEQEVFFKMSGESECLNPTTQSRVSKFYPIPHLHNTGL; encoded by the exons GCACAGAACAAGCAGAATGGGACACTCGCTGCTGCCAAGGTTATTGACACCAAGACGGAGGATGAGTTGGAAGATTACATGGTGGAGATTGAGATCCTGGCCTCCTGCAACCACCATCACATTGTCAAACTGCTGGACGCCTTTTACTTTGAAGGCAAACTTTGG ATCCTGATTGAGTTCTGTGCGGGTGGCGCAGTGGATGCCATCATGCTGG AACTGGAGAGGCCCCTGACAGAGCCCCAGATCCGTGTGGTGTGTAGGCAGACCCTGGAGGCCTTGATTTACCTCCACGAGATCAAGGTCATCCACAGAGACCTGAAAGCCGGGAACATTCTCCTCTCCCTGGATGGAGAAGTGAAACTGG CTGACTTCGGGGTGTCTGCTAAAAATACCAAGACGTTACAGAGAAGAGATTCTTTCATCGGCACTCCGTACTG GATGGCCCCAGAGGTAGTAATGTGCGAAACGTCCAAGGACCGCCCGTACGACTACAAGGCCGACATCTGGTCCCTCGGGGTTACCCTGATAGAGCTGGCACAGATTGAGCCACCCAACCACGAGATGAATCCCATGAGAGTGCTGCTGAAAATAGCCAAGTCAGAGCCGCCCACACTCATGCATCCCTCTCGCTG GTCACCAGAATTCAACGACTTTCTGCGGAAAGCACTTGATAAGAATGTGGATCACAGGTGGGGTCCAGTACAGCTTCTACAG CATCCCTTTGTCACcagtgtgactgacagcaaACCTCTCAGAGAGCTCATAGCCGAGGCCAAAGCTGAAGTCACAGAGGAGCTCGAGGacagcaaagaggaggaggaggaagaagagcctGAAACACCTGTG CCTGTTCCTGGGCACAAGCGAGCACCATCAGATGCAAGTGTGGCAAGCTCAGAGGATGACAAAGCCCCACAAACTCCCTCCACGCTGGAATCTGTTACAGAAAAGATGGAGGCAGAGCCTGGGGACCGGACCAGTGATAAGCTCTCTGACGAAGGACTTGGAACAAGCGAGGTAGACaggactgaggaggagaaactcAAAGAGGTGTCAGACGCCAGTAATGAAGACCTGGCCTCTGTGATAGTGGAGACCAGCAAGGACTTGGTCTCACAAGATCTTACAGAAGATAAACCAGAAACTGAACTGGGGGAAGAGTTTCCTACAGAGCCCATAGCATCACAGCCTGAAGAACTGCTAGATACAGAAGACCTTTACACTGATGgtcaggaaacagaggaggaaaagaaggagacacaagaagagaaaaCGGAGGATGAGCTTACTCAagtaacagaagaagaaaataagtcTGATgatgtgaaagaagaagaacaaaaagaagaagcaggtaCAGAAGAATTTGTGAAATCACAAGAGCAACCTGAAGATAGACCAGAGAAACCAGAACCTGTAACAGGGGATGTATCACAGGCagtagaagaaaacaaagaaccaGCTGAGGAGATGCCTCAACACATAGTGACAGATGACAGAATAGAAGACTCATCTAATGGCACAGATGCAAATGTAGACACAGAAAATATAGATTCAAATTTAAAGGACACAAAGGTGAATGGAGACACAGACTCAAAGTCAAGCGTGGATGATTCCTCCACTGACATTTTGATGGAGAAGCAGATCAAAGAACGTCAGCCAGAGGAAAAGCCCGAGGATGAGGCCCCCGAGGAGGCCGAGCAGCCTGAACACGAGAACCAGACCAGAGAGACGGTCGATCTGGAGAAAGAGGCAGCAACTGAATCCATAAATGGAGTCAGCGATGAAGTCAAAGACACATGTGAAGATTCAGAACAAGTGGCACCATCTGAAGACACCCCTGTGAAGAAGGATGAGGAAAAATCTACCCGCGCCGACGAGAACACTTCCCAAGATGCCGTGTCCGTTCCAGACAGTGAAACGGAGTCTGAATCCAAGACGGAGCAAGGAAGTCCTGCTGTGATCAAGCCAGATGTGGAGAAGGACTCCGACTCTGGAAGCAGCTCCGCCGCTGATAGCAACAGCCTCGACCTCAATCTGTCCATCTCCAGCTTCCTGTCAAAGAGCAAAGAAGGGGGCTCTATTTCTATGCAG GAGTCAAGACGTCAGAAGAAGACTCTGAAGAAGACGCGTAAGTTCATGGTGGATGGCGTGGAGGTCAGCGTGACGACGTCAAAGATAGTGACGGATAACGACACCAAGAGCGAGGAGATGAGGTTCCTGAG GCGGCAAGAGCTGAGAGAGCTGCGCCTGCtgcagaaagaggagcagagggcccagcagcagctgagcaacaagctgcagcagcagagagagcacATCTACCGGCGCTTTGAACAGGAAACCACT GCCAAGAAGCGTCAATATGACCAAGAAGTGGAAAATCttgagaagaagcagaagcagaccATCGAGCGACTGGAGCAGGATCACACCAGCCGACTGCGGGACGAAGCCAAGCGCATCAAAGCGGATCAAGACAAGGAGCTCTCTAAGTTCCAAAACATGCTGAAGAACCGCAAGAAAGAG GCAGTGGCCCAGGTTATGATACAGTCTTTTCAGTTGTCCTCATGCGCACTCTTCAACGCTCAGATGCAGGAT GAGCAGGAGTTCctacagaagcagcagcaagaCCTGGACGGAGCGTTAAAGAAAATCATCCAACAGCATAAACTGGAGATCACCACCATAGAGAGAGACTGCCTTAACCacaagcagcagctgatgagaG CTCGAGAGGCAGCCATGTGGGAGTTGGAGGAGCGCCACCTGCAGGAGAAGCACCAGCAGCTtaagcagcagctgaaggacCAGTATTTCCTGCAAAGACACCAGCTGCTGAAGAGGCACGAGAAG GAGATGGAGCAGATGCAGCGCTACAACCAGCGGCTGATagaggagatgaagaacaaGCAGACTCAAGAGAGGGGTCGTCTGCCCAAGATCCAGCGCGGCGAGGCCAAGACCCGCATGGCCATGTTCAAGAAGAGCATCCGCATCACTGCCACCACAGCCGTCACCCCCgagcaggagagggagcggATAAAACAG TTCGCATCCCAGGAAGAAAAGAGGCAGAAGAACGAGAGGCTCCATCAACACCAGAAACACGAGAACCAGATGAGAgatctgcagctgcagtgtgactCGAACAtcagggagctgcagcagctgcag AATGAGAAATGCCACCTTCTGATTGAACACGAGACCCAGAAGCTGAAGGAGCTTGATGAGGAGCACAGCCAAGAGATCAAGGAGTGGAGAGAGAAGCTCAGACCCAGGAAGAAG gcgtTAGAGGAGGAATTCACACGGAAGCTCCAGGAGCAGGAGGTCTTCTTCAAGATGAGTGGTGAATCTGAATGCCTTAACCCCACCACTCAGAGTCGAGTGTCCAAATTCTACCCCATCCCACACTTGCACAACACCGGTTTATAG
- the slka gene encoding STE20-like serine/threonine-protein kinase isoform X2 — MSFFNFRKIFKLGPDKRKKQYEHVHRDVNPEEIWEVVGELGDGAFGKVYKAQNKQNGTLAAAKVIDTKTEDELEDYMVEIEILASCNHHHIVKLLDAFYFEGKLWILIEFCAGGAVDAIMLELERPLTEPQIRVVCRQTLEALIYLHEIKVIHRDLKAGNILLSLDGEVKLADFGVSAKNTKTLQRRDSFIGTPYWMAPEVVMCETSKDRPYDYKADIWSLGVTLIELAQIEPPNHEMNPMRVLLKIAKSEPPTLMHPSRWSPEFNDFLRKALDKNVDHRWGPVQLLQHPFVTSVTDSKPLRELIAEAKAEVTEELEDSKEEEEEEEPETPVPVPGHKRAPSDASVASSEDDKAPQTPSTLESVTEKMEAEPGDRTSDKLSDEGLGTSEVDRTEEEKLKEVSDASNEDLASVIVETSKDLVSQDLTEDKPETELGEEFPTEPIASQPEELLDTEDLYTDGQETEEEKKETQEEKTEDELTQVTEEENKSDDVKEEEQKEEAGTEEFVKSQEQPEDRPEKPEPVTGDVSQAVEENKEPAEEMPQHIVTDDRIEDSSNGTDANVDTENIDSNLKDTKVNGDTDSKSSVDDSSTDILMEKQIKERQPEEKPEDEAPEEAEQPEHENQTRETVDLEKEAATESINGVSDEVKDTCEDSEQVAPSEDTPVKKDEEKSTRADENTSQDAVSVPDSETESESKTEQGSPAVIKPDVEKDSDSGSSSAADSNSLDLNLSISSFLSKSKEGGSISMQESRRQKKTLKKTRKFMVDGVEVSVTTSKIVTDNDTKSEEMRFLRRQELRELRLLQKEEQRAQQQLSNKLQQQREHIYRRFEQETTAKKRQYDQEVENLEKKQKQTIERLEQDHTSRLRDEAKRIKADQDKELSKFQNMLKNRKKEVKQEVGQSPKHLRKELMKRLKDDLSLFKTAEEQEFLQKQQQDLDGALKKIIQQHKLEITTIERDCLNHKQQLMRAREAAMWELEERHLQEKHQQLKQQLKDQYFLQRHQLLKRHEKEMEQMQRYNQRLIEEMKNKQTQERGRLPKIQRGEAKTRMAMFKKSIRITATTAVTPEQERERIKQFASQEEKRQKNERLHQHQKHENQMRDLQLQCDSNIRELQQLQNEKCHLLIEHETQKLKELDEEHSQEIKEWREKLRPRKKALEEEFTRKLQEQEVFFKMSGESECLNPTTQSRVSKFYPIPHLHNTGL; from the exons GCACAGAACAAGCAGAATGGGACACTCGCTGCTGCCAAGGTTATTGACACCAAGACGGAGGATGAGTTGGAAGATTACATGGTGGAGATTGAGATCCTGGCCTCCTGCAACCACCATCACATTGTCAAACTGCTGGACGCCTTTTACTTTGAAGGCAAACTTTGG ATCCTGATTGAGTTCTGTGCGGGTGGCGCAGTGGATGCCATCATGCTGG AACTGGAGAGGCCCCTGACAGAGCCCCAGATCCGTGTGGTGTGTAGGCAGACCCTGGAGGCCTTGATTTACCTCCACGAGATCAAGGTCATCCACAGAGACCTGAAAGCCGGGAACATTCTCCTCTCCCTGGATGGAGAAGTGAAACTGG CTGACTTCGGGGTGTCTGCTAAAAATACCAAGACGTTACAGAGAAGAGATTCTTTCATCGGCACTCCGTACTG GATGGCCCCAGAGGTAGTAATGTGCGAAACGTCCAAGGACCGCCCGTACGACTACAAGGCCGACATCTGGTCCCTCGGGGTTACCCTGATAGAGCTGGCACAGATTGAGCCACCCAACCACGAGATGAATCCCATGAGAGTGCTGCTGAAAATAGCCAAGTCAGAGCCGCCCACACTCATGCATCCCTCTCGCTG GTCACCAGAATTCAACGACTTTCTGCGGAAAGCACTTGATAAGAATGTGGATCACAGGTGGGGTCCAGTACAGCTTCTACAG CATCCCTTTGTCACcagtgtgactgacagcaaACCTCTCAGAGAGCTCATAGCCGAGGCCAAAGCTGAAGTCACAGAGGAGCTCGAGGacagcaaagaggaggaggaggaagaagagcctGAAACACCTGTG CCTGTTCCTGGGCACAAGCGAGCACCATCAGATGCAAGTGTGGCAAGCTCAGAGGATGACAAAGCCCCACAAACTCCCTCCACGCTGGAATCTGTTACAGAAAAGATGGAGGCAGAGCCTGGGGACCGGACCAGTGATAAGCTCTCTGACGAAGGACTTGGAACAAGCGAGGTAGACaggactgaggaggagaaactcAAAGAGGTGTCAGACGCCAGTAATGAAGACCTGGCCTCTGTGATAGTGGAGACCAGCAAGGACTTGGTCTCACAAGATCTTACAGAAGATAAACCAGAAACTGAACTGGGGGAAGAGTTTCCTACAGAGCCCATAGCATCACAGCCTGAAGAACTGCTAGATACAGAAGACCTTTACACTGATGgtcaggaaacagaggaggaaaagaaggagacacaagaagagaaaaCGGAGGATGAGCTTACTCAagtaacagaagaagaaaataagtcTGATgatgtgaaagaagaagaacaaaaagaagaagcaggtaCAGAAGAATTTGTGAAATCACAAGAGCAACCTGAAGATAGACCAGAGAAACCAGAACCTGTAACAGGGGATGTATCACAGGCagtagaagaaaacaaagaaccaGCTGAGGAGATGCCTCAACACATAGTGACAGATGACAGAATAGAAGACTCATCTAATGGCACAGATGCAAATGTAGACACAGAAAATATAGATTCAAATTTAAAGGACACAAAGGTGAATGGAGACACAGACTCAAAGTCAAGCGTGGATGATTCCTCCACTGACATTTTGATGGAGAAGCAGATCAAAGAACGTCAGCCAGAGGAAAAGCCCGAGGATGAGGCCCCCGAGGAGGCCGAGCAGCCTGAACACGAGAACCAGACCAGAGAGACGGTCGATCTGGAGAAAGAGGCAGCAACTGAATCCATAAATGGAGTCAGCGATGAAGTCAAAGACACATGTGAAGATTCAGAACAAGTGGCACCATCTGAAGACACCCCTGTGAAGAAGGATGAGGAAAAATCTACCCGCGCCGACGAGAACACTTCCCAAGATGCCGTGTCCGTTCCAGACAGTGAAACGGAGTCTGAATCCAAGACGGAGCAAGGAAGTCCTGCTGTGATCAAGCCAGATGTGGAGAAGGACTCCGACTCTGGAAGCAGCTCCGCCGCTGATAGCAACAGCCTCGACCTCAATCTGTCCATCTCCAGCTTCCTGTCAAAGAGCAAAGAAGGGGGCTCTATTTCTATGCAG GAGTCAAGACGTCAGAAGAAGACTCTGAAGAAGACGCGTAAGTTCATGGTGGATGGCGTGGAGGTCAGCGTGACGACGTCAAAGATAGTGACGGATAACGACACCAAGAGCGAGGAGATGAGGTTCCTGAG GCGGCAAGAGCTGAGAGAGCTGCGCCTGCtgcagaaagaggagcagagggcccagcagcagctgagcaacaagctgcagcagcagagagagcacATCTACCGGCGCTTTGAACAGGAAACCACT GCCAAGAAGCGTCAATATGACCAAGAAGTGGAAAATCttgagaagaagcagaagcagaccATCGAGCGACTGGAGCAGGATCACACCAGCCGACTGCGGGACGAAGCCAAGCGCATCAAAGCGGATCAAGACAAGGAGCTCTCTAAGTTCCAAAACATGCTGAAGAACCGCAAGAAAGAG GTCAAACAGGAAGTCGGACAGTCACCCAAGCACTTGAGAAAAGAGCTCATGAAACGCTTAAAGGACGACCTATCGCTCTTCAAGACTGCCGAG GAGCAGGAGTTCctacagaagcagcagcaagaCCTGGACGGAGCGTTAAAGAAAATCATCCAACAGCATAAACTGGAGATCACCACCATAGAGAGAGACTGCCTTAACCacaagcagcagctgatgagaG CTCGAGAGGCAGCCATGTGGGAGTTGGAGGAGCGCCACCTGCAGGAGAAGCACCAGCAGCTtaagcagcagctgaaggacCAGTATTTCCTGCAAAGACACCAGCTGCTGAAGAGGCACGAGAAG GAGATGGAGCAGATGCAGCGCTACAACCAGCGGCTGATagaggagatgaagaacaaGCAGACTCAAGAGAGGGGTCGTCTGCCCAAGATCCAGCGCGGCGAGGCCAAGACCCGCATGGCCATGTTCAAGAAGAGCATCCGCATCACTGCCACCACAGCCGTCACCCCCgagcaggagagggagcggATAAAACAG TTCGCATCCCAGGAAGAAAAGAGGCAGAAGAACGAGAGGCTCCATCAACACCAGAAACACGAGAACCAGATGAGAgatctgcagctgcagtgtgactCGAACAtcagggagctgcagcagctgcag AATGAGAAATGCCACCTTCTGATTGAACACGAGACCCAGAAGCTGAAGGAGCTTGATGAGGAGCACAGCCAAGAGATCAAGGAGTGGAGAGAGAAGCTCAGACCCAGGAAGAAG gcgtTAGAGGAGGAATTCACACGGAAGCTCCAGGAGCAGGAGGTCTTCTTCAAGATGAGTGGTGAATCTGAATGCCTTAACCCCACCACTCAGAGTCGAGTGTCCAAATTCTACCCCATCCCACACTTGCACAACACCGGTTTATAG